A window of the Serratia sarumanii genome harbors these coding sequences:
- a CDS encoding colicin E1 family microcin immunity protein: MTKAYYWKSQVWGAAYFFTALYYIYSFQDMVNIALSLILSILSFLLYPCAKKGIETAALRFTSEEFWHRGLFADTIGKNGVLILYYAFCYVMAVPLGALYLLALFLRNKKAA; encoded by the coding sequence ATGACCAAAGCGTATTATTGGAAAAGTCAGGTGTGGGGAGCGGCCTATTTTTTTACCGCGCTTTATTACATCTATTCTTTCCAGGACATGGTGAATATCGCACTTTCGTTGATCCTCTCCATTCTGAGCTTTTTACTGTATCCCTGTGCTAAAAAAGGCATTGAAACGGCCGCCCTGCGGTTCACGAGTGAAGAATTTTGGCACCGCGGACTGTTCGCCGATACCATAGGCAAAAATGGCGTGCTGATCCTGTATTATGCATTCTGTTATGTCATGGCCGTGCCGCTGGGCGCCCTGTATCTGCTTGCCCTGTTCCTCAGAAATAAAAAGGCCGCGTAA
- a CDS encoding LysR family transcriptional regulator, translated as MPQKIDFNLIYALNLLLEEGSVSGAAEKMNLSAPAMSRILGRIRRQFDDPIMVRAGKHLVPTPRALELKRQLGEIIEQAATLIAPNESFEPGKLTRTFTIRANDIFIGALAGGLLETLRDMAPLSGLKFIAESDGEDDALRSGKVDLVIGSSRDWHPEIKTQSLFTSTFQALVRPGHPIIGRVTPETLTHYPHISVSRRGRTQGPIDDALRDLGLQRNVALTLPGFHSAMMLTMKSDFILPLPRHVLQGVSNIHLPLAEIELPLELESVFIVQAWHPRLDRDPAHRWLRQTIKQFFLQRE; from the coding sequence ATGCCGCAAAAAATTGATTTCAACCTGATCTATGCGCTGAATCTGCTGCTGGAAGAAGGCAGCGTGAGCGGCGCCGCCGAGAAGATGAATCTGAGCGCGCCGGCGATGAGCCGCATTCTGGGGCGCATCCGCCGGCAGTTCGACGACCCGATCATGGTCAGAGCCGGTAAGCATCTGGTGCCGACGCCGCGTGCGCTGGAGTTGAAACGCCAGCTCGGCGAGATCATCGAGCAGGCTGCCACGCTGATCGCGCCGAATGAATCCTTCGAGCCCGGCAAGCTGACCAGAACCTTCACCATTCGCGCCAACGACATTTTTATCGGCGCGCTGGCAGGCGGCTTGCTGGAGACGCTGCGGGACATGGCGCCGCTGAGCGGCCTGAAGTTTATCGCCGAAAGCGACGGCGAGGATGACGCGCTGCGCAGCGGCAAGGTGGATCTGGTGATCGGTTCCTCACGCGACTGGCACCCGGAAATCAAGACGCAGAGCCTGTTCACCAGCACCTTTCAGGCGTTGGTGCGGCCGGGGCACCCGATCATTGGCCGGGTAACGCCCGAAACCCTGACCCATTACCCGCATATCAGCGTCTCCCGCCGCGGGCGCACCCAGGGGCCGATCGACGATGCGCTGCGCGATCTCGGCCTGCAGCGCAACGTCGCCCTGACCCTGCCGGGCTTTCATTCGGCGATGATGTTGACCATGAAATCGGACTTTATCCTGCCGCTGCCGCGCCACGTGCTGCAGGGGGTGAGCAACATCCACCTGCCGTTAGCAGAGATCGAGCTGCCGCTCGAGCTGGAATCGGTGTTCATCGTGCAGGCCTGGCATCCGCGCCTCGATCGCGATCCGGCGCACCGCTGGCTGCGGCAGACCATCAAGCAGTTCTTTTTGCAAAGGGAGTGA
- a CDS encoding HlyD family secretion protein produces the protein MANKKVAVAVLAVTVITLGLLINKFFIKETQQNTNDAYIRADISRISPQIAGEIAQVLVRDNQWVKQGELLAVIDPREFNVALAQATAQEQSARARQDDARANLTRQSALIAAAQAERQAAQAELAFARQEQNRYQRMASSGAGSQQAAQQATTRVHTLSANVAQAEATLKAARNMEQVLQAKLADSDAELMLAQAKKAMAELNLSYTRITAPIGGVVGKKSLRVGEFVKPGDALLAIVPQDKLYIIANYQETQLENIAHGQSVDIHIDTFPGQTLKGQVDSIAPASGVSFAAVAPENATGNFTKIVQRIPVKIVFDSNKEHAALLSALRVGMSADVSINTLDGGLQ, from the coding sequence ATGGCTAACAAGAAAGTCGCCGTCGCCGTATTGGCGGTTACCGTTATTACGCTGGGGTTATTAATCAATAAATTCTTTATTAAAGAAACACAGCAGAATACCAACGACGCCTATATTCGCGCCGATATCTCGCGTATTTCTCCGCAGATTGCCGGTGAAATTGCGCAGGTGTTGGTCAGGGACAACCAGTGGGTCAAACAGGGTGAATTGCTGGCGGTGATCGACCCGCGTGAATTCAACGTCGCGCTGGCGCAGGCGACGGCGCAGGAGCAATCCGCCCGCGCCCGGCAGGACGACGCCAGGGCTAACCTCACCCGCCAGAGTGCGCTGATCGCCGCCGCGCAGGCGGAGCGGCAGGCGGCGCAGGCGGAGCTGGCGTTTGCGCGCCAGGAGCAGAACCGCTACCAGAGAATGGCCAGCAGCGGCGCGGGCTCCCAGCAGGCGGCGCAGCAGGCGACAACGCGGGTGCACACGCTTTCCGCCAATGTGGCGCAGGCGGAGGCGACGCTCAAAGCGGCGCGAAACATGGAGCAGGTGCTGCAAGCCAAGCTGGCGGACAGCGATGCCGAGCTGATGCTGGCGCAGGCCAAGAAAGCGATGGCCGAGCTGAACCTGTCTTACACCCGAATCACCGCGCCGATCGGCGGCGTGGTCGGCAAGAAAAGCCTGCGGGTCGGGGAGTTCGTCAAACCGGGCGATGCGCTGCTGGCCATCGTGCCGCAGGACAAGCTGTACATCATCGCCAACTACCAGGAAACCCAGCTGGAAAACATTGCGCACGGGCAGTCGGTGGACATCCATATCGATACCTTTCCCGGCCAAACGCTGAAAGGGCAGGTGGACAGCATTGCGCCGGCTTCCGGCGTCAGCTTCGCGGCCGTGGCGCCGGAGAACGCCACCGGCAACTTCACCAAGATCGTTCAGCGCATCCCGGTGAAGATCGTGTTTGATAGCAACAAGGAGCACGCCGCCTTGCTGAGCGCCCTGCGCGTCGGGATGTCCGCGGACGTCAGCATCAATACGCTGGACGGAGGCCTGCAATGA
- a CDS encoding efflux transporter outer membrane subunit yields the protein MNRAVIPLLLIALSGCRAVGPDYARPQNALPNNWGEQAGGGALPVAWWSIFNDAPLSQLVQRAAAGNLDLQLATARMQQSRALLGVTEAALMPDLSLDGAYQRQRATSVGSMDPSGNGGEADYNLWRGGFSASWELDMWGKLRRASESARAGFAASQENRRALLTSVTAEVASDYLRLRATQQQLAVAQENRATALRTLQLTQSRYQSGAGNELDIDQAQVQLAQVDALLPTLVDRQERLINAISLLLGERPGALKAMLSPTGPLPTLARAVPMGVPSDLALRRPDIREAAARLHQATAEIGVATADYYPRITLTGNAGYQALALADMGSWSTHTFAIGPTLYLPLFDGGKITQRVRLSEYRQQEMAIAYQQTVLRAWHEIDDALSGYRAQQRRQTHLAEALAANRHAFALARDSYLNGASDFIHVLSTQRALLDLQSAQIVSQEETAIAVVNIYRALGGGWEHTYPSAAPQEKADAQHAE from the coding sequence ATGAACAGAGCCGTGATCCCGCTGCTGTTGATTGCGCTGAGCGGCTGCCGGGCGGTAGGGCCGGACTACGCTCGGCCGCAGAACGCGCTGCCCAATAACTGGGGCGAGCAGGCCGGCGGCGGAGCGCTGCCGGTGGCCTGGTGGTCGATATTCAACGACGCGCCGCTGTCGCAACTGGTGCAGCGCGCGGCGGCCGGCAACCTGGATCTGCAGCTCGCCACGGCGCGCATGCAGCAAAGCCGCGCCCTGCTGGGCGTGACCGAGGCGGCGCTGATGCCGGATCTGAGTCTGGACGGCGCCTATCAGCGCCAGCGCGCCACCTCGGTGGGCAGCATGGATCCGTCCGGCAACGGCGGAGAGGCGGATTATAACCTCTGGCGCGGCGGATTCAGTGCCAGCTGGGAGCTGGACATGTGGGGCAAGCTGCGTCGCGCGTCGGAAAGCGCGCGCGCCGGCTTCGCCGCTTCGCAGGAGAATCGGCGCGCGCTGCTGACGTCGGTGACGGCGGAGGTGGCGAGCGATTATCTGCGCCTGCGCGCCACGCAGCAGCAGCTGGCGGTGGCGCAGGAAAACCGCGCCACGGCGCTACGCACGCTGCAGCTGACGCAAAGCCGTTATCAAAGCGGCGCGGGCAACGAACTGGATATCGATCAGGCGCAGGTGCAGTTGGCGCAGGTGGATGCCCTGCTGCCGACGCTGGTCGATCGGCAGGAACGCTTGATCAACGCCATCAGCCTGCTGTTGGGCGAGCGGCCGGGCGCGCTGAAAGCGATGTTGTCGCCGACGGGGCCGCTGCCGACGCTGGCGCGCGCGGTGCCGATGGGCGTGCCGTCGGATCTGGCGCTGCGCAGGCCGGATATTCGCGAAGCGGCGGCGCGTTTGCATCAGGCGACCGCCGAGATCGGCGTCGCCACCGCCGACTACTATCCGCGCATCACGCTGACCGGCAACGCGGGCTATCAGGCGCTGGCGCTGGCGGATATGGGCAGTTGGTCCACGCATACCTTCGCCATCGGCCCCACCCTGTATCTGCCGCTGTTCGACGGGGGGAAAATCACCCAGCGGGTACGCCTGAGCGAATACCGGCAGCAGGAAATGGCCATCGCCTACCAGCAAACGGTGCTGCGCGCCTGGCACGAGATCGACGACGCGCTTTCCGGCTATCGCGCCCAGCAGCGCCGCCAGACGCACTTGGCCGAGGCGCTGGCCGCCAACCGGCACGCGTTTGCGCTGGCGCGCGACAGCTATCTGAACGGCGCCAGCGATTTTATCCATGTTCTGAGCACGCAGCGTGCGCTGCTGGATCTGCAGTCCGCGCAAATTGTTTCTCAGGAGGAGACGGCGATCGCCGTGGTGAATATCTATCGAGCGCTGGGCGGTGGCTGGGAACACACCTATCCGTCTGCGGCGCCACAGGAGAAGGCTGATGCACAACACGCTGAATAA
- a CDS encoding universal stress protein has product MIERVLLAVDCFEHSGNALDFMARLQGSIGGVIVLTVVDNAFTLSRSGLRFDSDEREEYPAAQREEALAEKQVGQVTRALKQMGFNAQGLLAAGAPIEVIPEQMALFNCDLLIISHRHLSSLGRWLNASVTRGLLDEIGQPVLVIPR; this is encoded by the coding sequence ATGATTGAGAGAGTGTTATTGGCGGTGGACTGTTTTGAACACAGCGGCAATGCCCTGGATTTTATGGCGCGTCTGCAAGGCAGCATCGGCGGCGTGATCGTACTGACGGTGGTAGACAATGCCTTCACGCTCAGCCGCAGCGGCCTGCGTTTCGACAGCGACGAGCGCGAGGAATATCCCGCCGCCCAGCGCGAAGAGGCACTGGCGGAAAAGCAGGTCGGGCAGGTGACGCGGGCGCTGAAACAGATGGGCTTCAACGCCCAGGGGCTGCTGGCCGCCGGGGCGCCCATCGAGGTGATCCCGGAACAAATGGCGCTGTTTAACTGCGATTTGCTGATCATCTCGCACCGCCACCTGTCTTCGTTGGGGCGCTGGTTGAACGCCTCCGTCACGCGCGGCCTGCTGGATGAGATTGGCCAACCGGTATTGGTGATCCCGCGCTAA
- a CDS encoding siderophore-interacting protein: protein MHNTLNKIVDEMLERDTRRKREARVSAVRQVTARIRRITLSGDDVDKFIADPRAQEPASWVKVFFPWRDTLAGRAYTLSGIDKLARTFDIDMVLHGEGPASNWARDAMPGDKLGFAGPCSGGFRLLPQTRWLLLLGDETALPAMRTILASLSAPLPVLWFAEVGDAQEIQDVDYSFLQVNSWQIRTRHFDSVMNSPLVQAVSHCELPPGEGQVWLACEHQVAAYLKARFINEMGISRAALFAKGYWKKGEANFKGAI, encoded by the coding sequence ATGCACAACACGCTGAATAAAATTGTCGATGAGATGCTGGAAAGGGACACCCGCCGCAAACGGGAGGCCCGGGTGAGCGCCGTGCGGCAAGTCACCGCCCGGATCCGCCGCATCACGTTGAGCGGCGACGATGTGGATAAGTTTATCGCCGATCCGCGCGCGCAGGAACCGGCCAGCTGGGTCAAGGTGTTCTTCCCGTGGCGCGACACGCTGGCCGGACGGGCTTACACCCTGAGCGGCATCGACAAACTCGCCCGCACCTTCGATATCGACATGGTGCTGCACGGCGAAGGCCCGGCGTCGAACTGGGCGCGTGACGCGATGCCGGGCGACAAGCTGGGGTTCGCCGGCCCTTGCTCCGGCGGCTTTCGTCTGTTGCCGCAAACCCGCTGGCTGCTGTTGCTGGGCGATGAGACCGCGCTGCCCGCCATGCGCACCATCCTCGCCTCGCTGTCTGCCCCGTTGCCGGTGCTGTGGTTCGCCGAAGTGGGCGATGCGCAGGAGATTCAGGACGTCGATTACTCCTTTTTGCAGGTGAACAGCTGGCAAATCCGCACCCGACATTTCGACAGTGTGATGAACAGCCCGCTGGTGCAGGCCGTCAGCCATTGCGAGCTGCCGCCCGGCGAAGGGCAGGTGTGGCTGGCCTGCGAACACCAGGTCGCCGCCTATCTGAAGGCGCGCTTTATCAACGAAATGGGCATTTCCCGCGCTGCGCTGTTTGCCAAGGGTTATTGGAAAAAGGGCGAAGCCAACTTCAAGGGTGCGATTTAA
- a CDS encoding WYL domain-containing protein translates to MDTFGIKEASATRDLNQYIELTNEKNSFFDKKSKKHVIRDETFSPHFELTDIDALCWLKAEKVDKSEQYYTYRCQRINLPSQREFAPITRAITQKSKVEIEYLSVDNGISKRIITPHSLFDDGLKIYIRAFDSNRKKFLNFSPSRVVSSKLLDSKLGEGEKIEDDEKWNLFIELDIVPHPGIKVKETIEYEYKMIRGMLKIKVREATAGFFLRSWNVDCSPDATLSPKVYHLHLNNVKNFEGSEMLFIAPTSW, encoded by the coding sequence ATGGATACATTTGGTATCAAAGAGGCGTCTGCTACAAGAGATCTGAATCAATACATTGAGTTAACTAATGAAAAGAACAGTTTTTTTGATAAAAAGTCTAAAAAACATGTAATTAGAGATGAAACTTTCTCTCCACACTTTGAGCTTACTGACATAGACGCACTTTGCTGGTTAAAGGCGGAGAAAGTTGATAAGAGTGAACAGTATTATACTTACAGATGCCAAAGGATAAATTTGCCTTCGCAAAGAGAGTTTGCTCCAATTACTAGAGCGATCACGCAGAAATCGAAGGTGGAGATTGAATATCTATCGGTTGATAATGGTATTTCTAAAAGAATTATTACACCACACAGTCTTTTTGATGATGGGTTAAAGATATATATAAGAGCATTTGATAGCAATAGAAAGAAATTCTTAAACTTTTCACCATCAAGAGTGGTTTCCTCTAAACTACTTGACTCAAAGCTAGGTGAAGGCGAAAAAATTGAGGATGATGAAAAGTGGAATTTATTCATTGAGTTAGATATTGTTCCTCATCCAGGTATAAAGGTGAAAGAGACAATAGAATATGAATATAAAATGATTAGAGGAATGCTAAAAATAAAAGTAAGAGAGGCAACGGCTGGGTTTTTTCTGAGGTCATGGAATGTTGATTGTTCTCCTGACGCTACGCTTTCCCCCAAAGTGTATCATTTGCATTTAAATAATGTTAAAAATTTTGAGGGGTCTGAAATGCTATTTATTGCCCCAACATCTTGGTGA
- a CDS encoding DUF962 domain-containing protein: MRSLEDQLAAYAAYHRDARNIATHFIGIPLIVVSLLALLSRPAWGAGGLPFSPACAVVIVAALYYLRLSLRLGIMMLALLLLCLVFGAWVASLSTAAWLSIGIGGFVIGWLFQFVGHFWEGRKPAFMDDVTGLIIGPLFVLAEACFLAGGLRELQRNIEMRAGKVRNAKR, encoded by the coding sequence ATGCGAAGCCTGGAAGATCAACTTGCCGCTTATGCCGCCTACCACCGCGATGCGCGCAATATCGCCACGCATTTTATCGGCATCCCGCTGATCGTCGTCAGCCTGCTGGCGCTGCTCTCCCGGCCGGCGTGGGGGGCGGGAGGGCTGCCGTTTTCACCGGCCTGCGCGGTGGTTATCGTCGCGGCCCTCTATTACCTGCGGCTGAGCCTGCGCCTTGGCATCATGATGCTGGCGTTGCTGCTGCTGTGCCTCGTGTTCGGCGCCTGGGTGGCGTCGCTGTCGACGGCGGCGTGGCTGAGCATCGGCATCGGCGGTTTCGTCATCGGCTGGCTGTTTCAGTTTGTCGGGCACTTCTGGGAGGGGAGAAAACCGGCGTTTATGGACGACGTGACGGGCCTTATCATCGGCCCGCTGTTCGTGCTGGCGGAAGCCTGCTTCCTGGCCGGCGGGCTGCGCGAACTGCAACGGAACATCGAAATGCGTGCGGGCAAAGTGCGCAATGCAAAGCGCTAA
- a CDS encoding NAD-dependent epimerase/dehydratase family protein — protein sequence MTLRTELGRILITGAGGRVATAFRLAMGDRYALRLAERDISLLSDRQPGDEVISFDIADLDACRTACANIDTVLHLAADPSPDADFCGSLMDNNILGTFNIFRAAKDAGCRRVVFASSAQAVEGYPLDYQIRPDDAPKPKNLYGASKAFGEGIAAYFAHQEGLSALSVRIANFTTLSPGDRLSARDMSAFLSHRDAADLLERCIRVEGVQYAVVHGVSNNRYTRLSLVETRRLLGYAPQDDAFSLLGFE from the coding sequence ATGACGTTGCGGACTGAGTTGGGACGGATTCTGATCACCGGCGCCGGCGGCCGGGTAGCCACGGCGTTTCGTCTGGCGATGGGCGATCGCTACGCGCTGCGCCTGGCGGAACGAGACATCAGCCTGCTGAGCGATCGGCAGCCGGGCGACGAAGTCATCAGCTTCGACATCGCCGATCTCGATGCCTGCCGCACGGCCTGCGCCAATATCGACACCGTGTTGCATCTGGCGGCCGATCCCTCCCCCGATGCCGACTTCTGCGGCTCGTTGATGGACAACAACATTCTCGGCACCTTCAATATCTTCCGCGCGGCGAAAGACGCCGGCTGCCGCCGGGTGGTGTTCGCCAGCAGCGCGCAGGCGGTGGAAGGCTATCCGCTCGATTACCAAATCCGCCCAGACGACGCGCCGAAGCCGAAGAACCTGTACGGCGCCAGCAAAGCCTTCGGCGAAGGCATCGCCGCCTACTTCGCCCATCAGGAAGGGCTTTCCGCCCTGTCGGTGCGCATCGCCAACTTCACCACCCTCAGCCCGGGCGATCGGCTCAGCGCTCGCGACATGAGCGCGTTCCTCAGCCATCGCGACGCCGCCGATCTGCTGGAGCGCTGCATTCGCGTCGAAGGGGTGCAATATGCGGTGGTGCACGGGGTTTCCAATAACCGCTACACGCGTTTATCGCTGGTAGAGACCCGTCGCCTGCTGGGTTACGCCCCGCAGGACGATGCGTTCAGCCTGCTCGGCTTTGAGTAG
- a CDS encoding MFS transporter, giving the protein MVEVSVTPHQKNRWLASAGEINGRTWLGLFGVFLAVMASGVGENASKFALADIQGGMLLSFDAGSWLTTCYVTGFVIGSGFTPCFWPTFSLRRVALTMCGIYLAGGLLTPWLGEQYGVLLAVRSLQGFAGGALPPMLMTVVLRFMPPLIKVLGLGAYGWVSAWSATLGATAAAFAFHWGWSGYFYWNLPLMAIAAVCIGYGLPQDPLRLERLRQFNWRGLLLGGMALGMLTMGISQGERLDWLNSPLIYVLLLGGGGLLALFLMNEWYHPLPFFNLQLLSKRNLSFSLITLGGVLLIMVSLVNITSGYLAAIQGYRQEQTSDLMLWVALPQLITLPIVAMICNTPRVDCRWVLAISLLLMATACVLAAQLTPEWNGDTFRVIALLQAVAQPMAIIPLLMQATGGLLPTDGPFAAAWFNAVKGFAATAAGGAIALLSRQRGDYHAGTIADGFGSAYSRASGTAEQLAQLAARQGHVLASADLYLLVAGLALLLTALILFMPTRIYPPRSVAA; this is encoded by the coding sequence ATGGTTGAGGTGTCTGTTACGCCGCACCAAAAAAATCGATGGCTCGCCAGCGCCGGCGAAATCAACGGCCGAACCTGGCTGGGGTTGTTCGGCGTGTTTTTGGCGGTGATGGCCAGCGGCGTGGGGGAAAACGCCAGCAAGTTCGCGCTGGCGGATATACAGGGCGGCATGCTGCTGAGCTTCGATGCCGGCAGCTGGCTGACCACCTGTTATGTCACCGGCTTTGTGATCGGTTCCGGGTTTACGCCCTGTTTTTGGCCGACCTTTTCGCTGCGCCGGGTGGCGTTGACGATGTGCGGCATTTACCTGGCCGGTGGACTGCTGACGCCCTGGTTGGGAGAACAGTATGGCGTGCTGCTGGCGGTGCGCAGCCTGCAGGGCTTCGCCGGCGGCGCGTTGCCGCCGATGCTGATGACGGTGGTGTTGCGTTTTATGCCGCCGCTGATCAAGGTGCTGGGGCTGGGCGCCTATGGCTGGGTCTCCGCCTGGAGCGCCACGCTGGGCGCCACTGCCGCCGCCTTTGCCTTTCACTGGGGCTGGAGCGGTTACTTCTATTGGAACCTGCCGCTGATGGCGATCGCCGCCGTGTGCATCGGTTACGGCCTGCCGCAGGATCCGTTGCGGCTGGAGCGCCTGCGGCAGTTCAACTGGCGCGGCCTGCTGCTCGGCGGCATGGCGCTCGGCATGCTGACGATGGGCATCTCACAGGGGGAGCGCCTCGACTGGCTGAACTCACCGCTGATCTACGTTTTATTGTTGGGCGGCGGCGGATTATTGGCATTATTTCTGATGAATGAATGGTATCACCCGCTGCCCTTTTTCAATTTGCAGTTATTAAGCAAAAGGAATTTGTCCTTCTCCCTAATTACGCTGGGTGGCGTGCTGTTAATTATGGTGTCGCTGGTCAATATCACGTCGGGATATTTAGCCGCGATTCAGGGCTATCGTCAGGAACAAACCTCCGACTTAATGCTGTGGGTAGCGTTGCCGCAATTAATTACGCTGCCAATTGTCGCCATGATATGCAATACGCCGCGGGTGGATTGCCGCTGGGTGCTGGCGATCAGCCTGCTGTTGATGGCCACCGCCTGCGTGCTGGCCGCCCAGCTGACGCCGGAATGGAACGGCGACACGTTTCGCGTTATCGCGTTGTTGCAGGCGGTCGCTCAACCGATGGCGATCATCCCCCTGTTGATGCAGGCGACCGGCGGGCTGTTGCCGACCGACGGGCCGTTTGCGGCGGCCTGGTTCAACGCGGTGAAGGGTTTCGCCGCCACCGCGGCCGGCGGCGCCATCGCGCTGCTCAGCCGGCAGCGCGGGGACTATCACGCCGGCACGATCGCCGACGGTTTTGGCTCGGCCTACAGCCGCGCATCGGGGACGGCGGAGCAGCTGGCACAGCTTGCCGCTCGGCAGGGCCACGTGCTGGCCAGCGCCGATCTTTATCTGTTGGTTGCCGGCCTGGCGTTATTACTGACCGCGCTGATTTTATTTATGCCGACCCGTATTTATCCGCCGCGTTCGGTCGCCGCCTGA
- a CDS encoding MFS transporter, producing MKVNYPLLALAVGAFGIGTTEFSPMGLLPTIAKGVDVSIPMAGMLISAYAVGVMVGAPLMTLLLSHRARRSALIFLMAIFTLGNVLSAIAPDYTTLMLSRIITSLNHGAFFGLGSVVAASVVPKEKQASAVATMFMGLTIANIGGVPAATWLGETIGWRMSFLATAGLGVIAMLGLWFSLPKGSAGARPDVKRELSVLVRPQVLTALLTTVLGAGAMFTLYTYISPVLQHITEATPLFVTVMLVLIGVGFSIGNYLGGKFADRSESATLKGFLLLLVAIMLLIPLLARSDIGAAVSMVIWGAATFAVVPPLQMRVMRVASEAPGLSSSVNIGAFNLGNALGAAAGGAVVSAGLGYSFVPVMGAIIAGLALLLVLFTSRTAAKVVYANG from the coding sequence ATGAAAGTGAATTATCCCTTGTTAGCGCTGGCGGTAGGGGCGTTCGGCATCGGCACTACCGAATTCTCTCCCATGGGCTTGCTGCCGACCATCGCCAAAGGGGTGGACGTCTCCATTCCGATGGCCGGCATGTTGATCAGCGCCTACGCCGTCGGCGTGATGGTCGGCGCGCCGCTGATGACGCTGCTGTTGTCGCACCGGGCGCGCAGAAGCGCGCTGATTTTCCTGATGGCGATCTTTACTCTGGGCAACGTGCTGTCGGCCATCGCGCCGGATTACACCACCCTGATGCTGTCGCGCATCATCACCAGCCTGAACCACGGCGCCTTCTTTGGCCTCGGTTCGGTGGTGGCCGCCAGCGTGGTGCCGAAAGAGAAACAGGCCAGCGCCGTAGCGACCATGTTTATGGGCCTGACCATCGCCAATATCGGCGGGGTGCCTGCCGCGACCTGGCTGGGTGAAACCATCGGCTGGCGCATGTCGTTCCTGGCGACGGCCGGGCTGGGCGTGATCGCCATGCTGGGGCTGTGGTTCTCGTTGCCGAAAGGCAGCGCCGGGGCGCGCCCTGACGTCAAGCGCGAGCTGTCGGTGCTGGTGCGCCCGCAGGTGCTGACCGCGCTGCTGACGACCGTGCTGGGGGCGGGCGCGATGTTCACGCTCTATACCTACATCTCGCCGGTATTGCAGCACATCACCGAGGCGACGCCGCTGTTCGTGACGGTGATGCTAGTGCTGATCGGCGTCGGTTTCTCGATCGGCAACTACCTCGGCGGCAAGTTCGCCGACCGTTCCGAGAGCGCGACGCTGAAGGGCTTCCTGCTGCTGTTGGTGGCCATCATGCTGCTGATCCCGCTGCTGGCGCGCAGTGACATCGGCGCGGCGGTGAGCATGGTGATTTGGGGCGCGGCGACCTTTGCCGTGGTGCCGCCGCTGCAGATGCGCGTGATGCGCGTGGCCAGCGAAGCGCCGGGGCTGTCGTCTTCGGTCAACATCGGCGCTTTCAACCTGGGCAATGCGCTGGGCGCCGCCGCCGGTGGCGCGGTGGTCTCCGCCGGTTTGGGCTACAGCTTCGTGCCGGTGATGGGGGCGATTATCGCCGGGTTGGCGCTGCTGTTGGTGTTGTTCACCAGCCGCACCGCTGCAAAAGTCGTTTACGCCAACGGCTAA